From Portunus trituberculatus isolate SZX2019 chromosome 50, ASM1759143v1, whole genome shotgun sequence, the proteins below share one genomic window:
- the LOC123499488 gene encoding 5'-nucleotidase domain-containing protein 1-like, with amino-acid sequence MPEWSVSIECSEYHEESFTVTATMVLHTVRDEEQEESLQEKVMKKKYYCKNNKKKKQPPFSDCDTFKFSDYDCIGFDLDNTICRYKVGEIMRLEYDLIANYMVNRYGYEPELLLPLDDDIDFLQKGLLLDIKRGNFLKCSPTGCILRATHGTRPMFDDDIVAVYGKERVWEPVIDFMRTLNDHPVNGKTPVLRSFKDYFDMPAAVAMARAVDAQDNTEGGPAEEYDIWPDVHVAMCNMYRREHFRKDEGGFFPEVRYHPEKYIYEASDRLKRWLKAINEHTYTALISGSSIDYASHIARYVLGPDWREYFDIMICTAKKPGFFTMDRPFRYLVGPDDGDVVPTHKLRIDGTYSGGNWRDLQELIKQETGLDHPHCLYVGDHLAQDVLTPDKEGVDTVAIVEELAAEGMVGDRMEHDAGSDLMSTYWGSFFATDDDKSVLGVDRINTLYASVPLKHSRIAVPSLEVVARFPIRHQYEAFSQQTSGFFPGDPVILHF; translated from the coding sequence ATGCCCGAGTGGTCTGTGTCAATAGAGTGCAGCGAGTACCACGAGGAAAGCttcaccgtcaccgccaccatGGTGCTGCACACTGTCAGAgacgaagagcaggaggagtcCCTCCAGGAgaaggtgatgaagaagaagtactactgcaaaaataacaagaagaagaagcagcctcCCTTCTCCGACTGTGACACCTTTAAGTTCAGCGACTATGACTGCATCGGCTTCGACTTGGACAATACCATTTGCCGCTACAAGGTGGGCGAGATCATGCGTCTCGAGTATGACCTCATCGCAAACTACATGGTGAACCGGTATGGCTACGAGCCCgagctgctgctgcctctcGACGATGATATTGACTTCCTGCAGAAAGGCCTTCTTCTGGATATCAAGAGGGGCAACTTCCTCAAGTGCTCGCCGACAGGATGCATCCTGCGCGCCACGCACGGCACGCGGCCAATGTTTGACGACGATATTGTTGCAGTCTATGGGAAGGAGCGTGTGTGGGAGCCAGTGATCGACTTCATGAGAACGCTCAATGATCACCCAGTCAACGGCAAGACTCCTGTGCTGCGCTCCTTCAAAGATTACTTCGACATGCCTGCCGCTGTGGCGATGGCCAGGGCAGTGGACGCGCAGGACAACACAGAAGGAGGCCCTGCAGAGGAGTATGACATCTGGCCGGACGTGCACGTCGCCATGTGCAACATGTATCGGCGAGAACACTTTCGCAAAGATGAAGGTGGCTTCTTCCCTGAAGTCAGATACCATCCCGAGAAGTACATCTACGAGGCTAGCGACAGGCTGAAGCGGTGGCTCAAAGCCATCAATGAACACACGTACACGGCCCTTATCTCAGGTTCCAGCATCGATTACGCCTCACACATCGCCCGCTACGTGCTCGGCCCAGACTGGCGTGAATATTTTGACATAATGATCTGCACTGCAAAGAAGCCCGGCTTCTTCACCATGGATCGCCCGTTCCGCTACCTGGTGGGGCCCGATGACGGCGATGTCGTTCCCACCCACAAGCTGCGCATTGACGGGACCTACTCTGGCGGCAACTGGCGAGACCTGCAGGAACTCATCAAGCAGGAGACAGGCCTGGACCATCCACACTGCCTCTATGTGGGTGACCACCTGGCGCAGGACGTGTTGACGCCGGACAAGGAAGGCGTGGACACGGTGGCCATCGTGGAGGAGCTAGCGGCCGAGGGCATGGTTGGAGACAGGATGGAACACGACGCCGGCTCTGACTTGATGAGCACCTACTGGGGATCCTTCTTCGCTACAGACGACGACAAAAGTGTCCTGGGCGTGGATCGCATCAACACCCTGTACGCCAGCGTCCCGCTCAAGCACTCCCGCATCGCAGTGCCGTCCCTCGAGGTGGTGGCGAGATTCCCAATCAGGCACCAGTACGAGGCCTTCAGTCAACAAACTTCGGGCTTCTTCCCTGGCGATCCCGTCATCCTTCacttctag